Proteins found in one Asterias amurensis chromosome 13, ASM3211899v1 genomic segment:
- the LOC139945887 gene encoding angiopoietin-1 receptor-like: MNALTQTPITRLSSLLIIVICVVIAAVVNVVGVIGYTRRRRKRSRLNPLQLQGLNADQELVSYENAEPREEKPTNAPIPKEVSLVQESVYEPVGPGSSAPRVALPEPSPAPAPAPAPESQPTYEDVGLPTWANPWSVLWDDLIVGIKVLGNGQFGEVRDGVVKVKGDLCRAAIKKLKENATYIDREHFLEELKTMTLHGSHLNLVKILGACQHEGILYVAMEYLSNGDLRCYLRKARSMEDDGQASLSPQKLLQFALDVAKGMQHLAASGVIHRDLAARNILLDDNLNAKVSDFGLSRGEDVYVQTSKTRVPTRWLSLESLTHQTYTSKSDVWSFGILLWEIATLGGTPYPGIKTPFLTSRLENGYRMPKPDNSDDKIYEVMLQCWQEDPNSRPSFKKLVTDLETMADSKEDQIYMRLLPSSEKYLYVNIHPELDDN, from the exons A TGAACGCATTAACTCAGACGCCTATCACTAGACTGAGCAGTCTTCTGATTATCGTTATCTGTGTGGTCATTGCTGCTGTTGTGAATGTAGTTGGTGTAATCGGTTACACCCGAAGACGTCGTAAACGAAGCAGACTAAATCCTTTGCAGCTTCAGGGGTTAAATGCTGACCAGGAACTC GTTTCTTATGAGAATGCCGAACCACGAGAGGAGAAACCAACCAATGCACCAATCCCAAAAGAAGTTTCACTGGTACAAGAGTCAGTTTATGAACCTGTGGGCCCCGGTTCATCTGCACCTAGAGTTGCACTCCCAGAACCATCACCAGCACCAGCACCAGCACCAGCACCAGAATCACAACCTACATACGAAGATGTTGGTTTGCCAACATGGGCTAATCCATGGAGTGTCTTGTGGGATGATTTGATAGTAGGAATCAAAGTACTTGGGAACGGGCAGTTTGGTGAAGTGCGTGATGGTGTTGTTAAAGTAAAAGGAGATCTGTGCAGGGCTGCGATCAAAAAGCTCAAAG AAAATGCCACTTACATAGACAGAGAACATTTTTTAGAAGAACTGAAAACCATGACTCTTCACGGAAGTCATCTTAATCTCGTCAAGATTCTAGGCGCTTGTCAACATGAAG GTATACTGTACGTAGCTATGGAGTACTTATCCAACGGTGACCTCCGTTGCTACCTGAGGAAGGCTCGATCCATGGAGGATGATGGTCAAGCATCGCTGTCTCCTCAGAAGCTGCTCCAGTTTGCTCTGGATGTGGCTAAAGGAATGCAACACCTCGCTGCTTCCGGG GTGATTCATCGTGATTTGGCTGCAAGGAACATTCTCCTGGATGATAATCTGAACGCCAAGGTTTCTGACTTCGGTTTGTCACGTGGAGAAGACGTTTACGTACAGACTTCAAAG ACTCGTGTCCCCACTCGCTGGCTCTCTCTGGAATCACTGACCCACCAAACGTACACCTCGAAGAGTGATGT GTGGTCCTTTGGAATCCTGCTCTGGGAAATTGCCACACTCG GCGGGACACCGTACCCTGGTATCAAGACTCCATTCCTGACGTCAAGGCTGGAGAATGGATACCGTATGCCCAAACCAGACAACTCCGATGACAAAAT TTATGAGGTGATGCTCCAGTGCTGGCAGGAGGATCCAAATAGTCGACCATCCTTCAAGAAACTTGTTACTGACCTTGAAACAATGGCCGACAGCAAGGAGGATCAG ATCTACATGCGATTGTTACCGAGCTCGGAAAAGTATTTGTATGTGAACATTCACCCAGAACTTGACGACAACTAA